The segment CTGTAATATATGATTATTATAATGAAAATACAATGAAGATTAGTCGATATTTAATTGGAGTAAAGTAATTACAGTGGGGTACTGGGAGGAGAATATATTAAGGATTAAGGAATAACACGGAATAAAAGAGCAGTGTTTAcatggttgggtgggtaaaCTCGAAATAACAACACCTGAATCCGCGCGGCTATACATATGACACAATCGACTGGATTTCTGTAACCCCTAACGCCAGGTTGGCaattaaaatcttttttatgtGTTTAACTAGAACAACTAAAAGATCCAGCCCATCCAAATAGCCCTGGGCGAAAGATCCCCCAAAATATTGTGGAGGGAAACAAGGATGATAGTTTTCCCACGGATTTGATAACCGTTACGGGCACCGAAGGCGAATTCCCACCTGTTCAATGAATCTACCTCCTCTTGCATTTACGGCATTAATTATTGTAAAATTAACCCGGCCAAATAGAGGGGCACCCGCCGCTCTCAGCGATTCATTTCAAAAACGCAATCAAATTTGAAATTTGAGTCTTTGTCTCCGGGCGGTCACGAGCCCTATGTCATCAAAAGAGTCTGCGAGACTCAACGCGCAGCACCAAACAGGTCTCTCCACAAAAATCGGAAATTTGTGAATTTTGTTGAGCAAGCAGTCCAAACTTAAATAAACTGCTTGCATTAACATACCCTTTTGGTCAATTTAAAACTAGCCGgcaaaatttttttaaatttttaattaaatttgagTTTTCACTCCATTCAATCCAGTCATAATTCCATTTTCGTGGtttaaaatgtgtgtgttaatTGTTGATAGTACAAAAACTGTTTATGACTTCGTACGAAAACATTTGGAACTAAAGATAGCAGCTAAGATGAGACTTAAATTGTTCTTTATTCTGTTGTTGATTATTCTAGCAATGGTTTTATTAATGACGAAAGTCAGTGCCAAACGATGGGCTGATGGAGTAGATGGAGTGTGTGCCTAATCACTTTTTATAGTGTTAAATTATACCAATAAAGATGATGTAGCAAGCTTAGCGATAGTTGAATTAAACAagtaaattcattatttttgagATACCAGCTGATCTCAAAGCGTAGAGCTCTGAGATACACTACTCACACTACTCAGCCGAAACTGAGGTTTGCACATACCTATCTATCAAATGTAGACCTCAAAGTATTATAATTCAACTAACTAATCGCCAATTCCACAGCCCAAGCGTACCAAGAGTTATATTGATGAGGTATACCGACTTTTAGAGGAAAAGCCAGGGGTTGAAGAAATATTAATCATGAATCGTTCCGGTGTGCCGATCAAAACGTCAATGGAACGCCAAGACGCACTTCAACATGCCTGTCTTTATGAGAATTTGCGGGAAAAGTGTCAGGCATTTCTATCAAAAATGGAGCCACCACAGCTCCTGACCATGTTGCGAGTCCGTACCAGATTCCACGAGGTCCTGCTAACACCTGATGGCAAGATAACCGTTTTGGTAGTGCAAAATCCAAAGGATACACATCTTAAGGTAGAGGATCTAAATCGTCATTCCtccaatttttaaataattgctCCTACATATATCTACGTTGTTAGTCATCCAACTTCTTACACGTAAAACATTCTCACTTTGTACACAGCCCAAACACAACAAACTGTTCATTTATGTGACTACctgaatataaattcaatcaaataagTAATAAATAGTCCTCAGAGCTTCAGcttaaaaacaaaatttaTTCCAAAAACAGATGACATTTTCTGACCAACAGAAAGTAAATATATTCTTGTACTCGTATTTATAAAACACATTTCATTTTCATACTCTTCAGTATGTACAACATAAACGTTAAGTTCTTCTAGAACTAATGTTAAATATTGAATTTGGTTGTCTGTTGTTTATTTAAATGGATTAATCCTTCAATGGGAAACAGTGCCCGAATCAGTGCAGATTTAGCTTGGACAACGTCAAGTCATTCTCGTCAATAGGGGACACCGTTAGTTTCATTTTGTGCTCCTTGgccattttggataacatTACAATGTCCGAGTTTATATAGGCATCCCGCAAAAGTGCCACCGACGATTTTTCGGAAGTCTCAAGCTCCTTCACAAGTTCTTCAACACTGGGATTACATTTGGTTTCATCCTTTACTTCTTTAAACTTCTGGCCTGACAACGCACGAGTCCAAATGTCCTGAGATGCctctttgtattttttgattttcttgtCCAGGTCAGTAATCTTAGCACTGATCTCATTGTTATCGGGCCGCTTGGCTTGAGCCTGCATAAAAATACATCGAGCATCCTTATATTCGCCTAAGGCGGACAGGGCGCAACCTTCCTGGTAGAGGGCCTTACAGGGCCTTAGAGGGCTTATTTTCAGTGAGACGCCGCAAGGCTTTCATCGTAATGCACACGCGTTTGGGATTATGCAATTTATTGTAGCAGATCATCAAGTTTTGctggaaaagtttaaaaaaaacacataagtGGGGATGAGCCACGACGCTACAAGTTGCATAGTTACATTGAGAGTGATCAACAGAGCGATTTGCTTGCGCTCATCCTCATCATTGGCTAGACGGCAATAGTTTAGAGAGCTTACGGCCCGTTCGAAGGCAGTGACGGCGTTGCGGTAGCGAAAGCGCTTCACACAGTCCTTGCAATGCATGTGCATGTCTAATGCCTTGGGGTAAACTATTGCAAACTTGTCCCGATCCACAGCGGCCATTGACGCGAAGGCATCTGAGTCCCCGATCAATGTGAAGTGAAGAACTTCGATTTTGAAAAGTCCATCTGAACGTGGTTTAATGCGCGGCGGGCAGCCCATCTCGTGAAATAGCAACTTATAGGATATAATAAATTCGGCTTTTTCATATGGGCGCATGGTAAGTACAGCAGCCTGGAGGCCTTCTAGCACATCGCAACCTGCACCGGTCTCAAAATAGAATTTAGTTCGGCGCATCAATGAGGAATCAAAAGGAGAACTCTCGCCTTCCCAATAACCACTATAGCGCACAGCGACACGTGCCTTGTCTGGCACCAGACCTCGGCCCTGGTGGCCCTCACGTGTGATGCTCTTAAAAATGTTCTCATTGATCGGCTCCATCAATTTTTTGAGTTCCTCGAACGATTGGGTCGATGGAGAAGCGAGCTCTTCTTCATCAACATCTGGAGCGTTATCACAATCTTCCATTTCGTCGACATTAAAGTCATCATCGCCAGCCCCAAATGGCGACTGTTCTACCTCAAATTGTGAGCCAGAGCCAACGAGTTTTCTAGAAGAGTAAGAGGCAGCGTCTAGGCAGCACATGATTGTGCAAATGTATCAAGTTTCGATGCTTGCCCAAGTTGCAGTGGTTCCTTGAGCATTTGAGTGCAATATGAAAAATTATCTTCCATTTTTTCCACACTTTTTCCCAACTTTAACTTGTTTGGGTTAATTACAAAAATGCGCGATAGGCAGTGacaccctcagaaatataccaagtatataccgatgaaaaaacgaccTTAGCCCACTTATGACCTCTTTAATTAAACAGGATAACAAATTGAGTTAAACTGCGGAAAATAATACTGTTTGTAAATCTTTTCTctgaaattacaaaaaaaaaaaaaaacacacacacgatatctttcactgTAACAGCGCCAAAATGAttcaattttctttatttttggtggaatattaaaaaaCCGCCTTGGgcgacaatgggttaatcgttccgTCGAGGATGGGAAACCATATTTCTCGATTTTGATTTAAGATACGCTAATTTTAGCCACTCCCTTTTATTGAactttttatataaataaaaaaatgttgTAACGAAAAAGGTCGATCTGCCCACAAAGTTTTTTTTCTACACGATTagctacttttaagtactcctgagtacatacatatgtagatgtgccagttcatagaACGAATAGATAAAACCACGCCATGAAAAACCACGAATTCATTAAACATTTCTAACGCCCCAAATCTATCTGCGTATTTGAAAAgtaattaaaaaatttaattttgtaataataaaacgagggggaacgttgtgagctgctgcggacgccgcaactctacatttatacccgatacttagacagtatggctcccctccggcagacgccgcgaatattaaacgacacgagaaagagtgcgtgcgagagagacagaaaatcagtctgaccgtgacgtcgggcgctgcgtagccactgcaaattaatttgttccttttggctataaaaattatctgatctgatccagattcagcaatctgatagatatggtcgttatctatgattctgcgtttttagttttctcgaatctgcaatattgtggatgcaacagattttcgtcctttgtgtgggtggaagggggtggggcgaaatttgagataaacgttttatagtgagatctaacaggagtgcggatactaaatttggttactctaccgttaatagtctctgagatttgtggatgccccagattttcgtcctttgcgggggcggaagggggtgtggcgaaattttgacacaaaacggtcaaggtccgatatcacaggagtgtggataccaaaattggttgccctggctcttataggttctgagatccttgaactcatattttgcaattggctaAACccaccatgaaacctgtgtgtcagagagagacagagcgagaaagaatgaaattgttttctttattctggctataatcattatacgatctggttcagattttgcactctagaagatatagtcatcttctacgattctgcgtttttagttttctcgtatcgtcgaaattgtggatgccacagattttcgccctttgtggtggcggaagtggtggggggggggaagttttgaaatattcttgtagcagtgacatatcacagaagtctggatccaaaacatcgttgctctagttcttatagtctttgagcactaggcgctgaaggggacggacagacggacagacattcAGGGCATAATcgcctcggctattgatgctgatccagaatatatatactttattgggtcggaaacgattccttctggacgttacacacatccacttttaccacaaatctaatataccccaatactcattttgagtatcgggtataataaaagaaagttACATA is part of the Drosophila miranda strain MSH22 chromosome Y unlocalized genomic scaffold, D.miranda_PacBio2.1 Contig_Y1_pilon, whole genome shotgun sequence genome and harbors:
- the LOC117190252 gene encoding inactive peptidyl-prolyl cis-trans isomerase shutdown-like, which translates into the protein MEDNFSYCTQMLKEPLQLGKLVGSGSQFEVEQSPFGAGDDDFNVDEMEDCDNAPDVDEEELASPSTQSFEELKKLMEPINENIFKSITREGHQGRGLVPDKARVAVRYSGYWEGESSPFDSSLMRRTKFYFETGAGCDVLEGLQAAVLTMRPYEKAEFIISYKLLFHEMGCPPRIKPRSDGLFKIEVLHFTLIGDSDAFASMAAVDRDKFAIVYPKALDMHMHCKDCVKRFRYRNAVTAFERAVSSLNYCRLANDEDERKQIALLITLNQNLMICYNKLHNPKRVCITMKALRRLTENKPSKAL
- the LOC117191693 gene encoding dynein light chain roadblock-type 1-like, with the protein product IKQVNSLFLRYQLISKRRALRYTTHTTQPKLRFAHTYLSNPKRTKSYIDEVYRLLEEKPGVEEILIMNRSGVPIKTSMERQDALQHACLYENLREKCQAFLSKMEPPQLLTMLRVRTRFHEVLLTPDGKITVLVVQNPKDTHLKVEDLNRHSSNF